From the genome of Deferribacteraceae bacterium V6Fe1:
AAATAAACACCTTATCTCTCAAGTCTTCAGGCAAATCAGGACAATTAAGTCGAGGAAATTCATTTACAAAACTGTCCCCGACAAATGACAAGTCAGGTTTATCACCTACTGCCATAACTATTTTGTCAAAGATAAATTCATTATACTTGTCTTTTATGGGTATCGGCTTTGAGCGACCGCTTTCATCAACAGGGCCAAGCTTCATAACCTGGCAGATTAACCTTAAACCTTCCCTTACTTTTTCTATTTTTATTGGCTGATTCAGAAAATAAAATTGCACCCCTTCCCTTTTACTTTCTTCCACCTCGCCAGGATGTGCAGTCATCTCACCTATTGTCCTTCTGTAAATAATACTTGGAAGAGCACCTAATCTCACGGAACATCTTGCCACATCAAACGCAGTATAGCCTCCGCCGATCACACCTATCTTTTCATTTTCTTGAATATTTAATTTATCTGACTCGCCGAAATTTATAAGCCTTAAAAACTCAATTCCGTTATAAATATTATCTAAATACTCACCATCTATGTTTAATTTCCCTGGATATTGCGCCCCGGTAGCAACAATGACAGCATCGGACTCCTCAACAATATTTACAAATTTACTCTTATCTATATGCTGGTTGAGAATTATTTCCACTCCGGCTTCCCTTATAAAATTCAGCTCTTTTTCAAAAATTTCTCTCGGATACCTATATGCCGGAATACCTTCGATCAACAGCCCACCCGGCTTGGAGTGTTTTTCATATATAACTACCCTATACCCGTTTATTGCCAAAAAATAGCCTGCAGAAAGACCTGACGGACCTGATCCGATTATTGAAATTAATTTATTTTTACTGTCAGATTTTAAAATTGGCTTTAAATTGTTCTCATACCCCCAATCGGCTACAAACCTTTCAAGAGCTTTGATGTCCACCGGCTCGTCAAATTTTGCCCTGTTGCAGGCTGTCTCGCAAGGATGGTCACAAAATCTTCCGCACCCTGCGGAAAAAGGGTTTGTCTCTTTTAACACATAAAATG
Proteins encoded in this window:
- a CDS encoding FAD-dependent oxidoreductase, giving the protein MKRLYPIYINKKSPCYSKDHLGNSGCPAKNDIPRFLYLLSQERVEDAFYVLKETNPFSAGCGRFCDHPCETACNRAKFDEPVDIKALERFVADWGYENNLKPILKSDSKNKLISIIGSGPSGLSAGYFLAINGYRVVIYEKHSKPGGLLIEGIPAYRYPREIFEKELNFIREAGVEIILNQHIDKSKFVNIVEESDAVIVATGAQYPGKLNIDGEYLDNIYNGIEFLRLINFGESDKLNIQENEKIGVIGGGYTAFDVARCSVRLGALPSIIYRRTIGEMTAHPGEVEESKREGVQFYFLNQPIKIEKVREGLRLICQVMKLGPVDESGRSKPIPIKDKYNEFIFDKIVMAVGDKPDLSFVGDSFVNEFPRLNCPDLPEDLRDKVFICGDAAMGAATPTGMVVRAVGSAQKTVEAVRNFLGEELEKDINREIAFYEDINTKYFQKTGRMIEENITFEERKRNFNEIVKTVDKDVAVLMAKRCFYCGICIQCDWCYFYSNNSLIKKFKEWSPEKDTAYYMYIKENISSHSFKSVEACPRSALSVISDESKFEKYILSQYVEYSKLREEE